The Spirosoma foliorum genome has a window encoding:
- a CDS encoding SGNH/GDSL hydrolase family protein produces the protein MNVLVIGDEHTYGFGLEGGNLSYIGHFIRQVSLAGQAVSVEAYAHLTMAQMSSTLAQLPLNRYDLIVLQLDHRILQPSAFNSIDVPCLAAPVLLQPFDLKLDSTGTQVLSPLKAAKTLLASLLRSRRAMALSMLLKQLRPYRHNVLIITPFPHLNRANQWVRQRSRNVLLDEADKQLFSVFDSDSIIRPQEEYFLVNDPQHLNAISHELLGRSLFDFYLSAPTIVTIQAIRRYY, from the coding sequence ATGAACGTGTTAGTAATTGGCGATGAACATACCTACGGCTTTGGTCTGGAGGGAGGAAACTTAAGTTATATCGGGCATTTTATTCGTCAGGTCAGCCTTGCCGGGCAGGCGGTGTCGGTAGAAGCCTATGCGCATCTGACAATGGCACAAATGTCGTCAACACTCGCGCAGTTACCGCTTAATCGTTATGACTTAATCGTACTGCAATTGGATCACCGGATTCTGCAACCGTCAGCATTTAATTCGATTGACGTGCCTTGTTTGGCTGCGCCAGTTTTGCTACAACCCTTTGATTTGAAGTTAGATAGCACCGGGACTCAGGTGTTGAGTCCGCTTAAGGCTGCGAAGACGTTACTAGCCTCGCTACTCCGTTCTCGTCGTGCTATGGCCTTGTCTATGTTATTGAAACAATTACGGCCTTATCGACATAATGTGCTGATTATAACACCATTTCCTCATCTGAATCGGGCTAATCAGTGGGTTCGGCAGCGGAGCCGGAATGTGCTATTGGATGAAGCGGATAAGCAGTTATTTAGTGTGTTCGACTCCGATTCGATTATTCGTCCGCAAGAGGAATATTTTTTAGTAAATGACCCCCAACACCTGAATGCGATCAGTCATGAGTTATTGGGCCGTTCTTTATTCGATTTTTATCTATCTGCTCCAACCATTGTTACCATTCAGGCGATTAGGCGCTATTATTAA
- a CDS encoding RNA polymerase sigma factor, translating to MFFRKSSPFADNDLLSVIRACRVNDPRAQRTLFKQFFGYAKSICLRYTSSSEEAEDVLNEGFLKAFQHLDSYDETLPFKAWLRTILVNTAISHYRKNHRFEQHTSLEAGEQVTFDENIVDQIAAEEILALVQQLTPTYRTVFMMHVVDGYTLHEIAGILSHNEATVRSNYARARQKLQVLIKQAYPFYENSSPGATIPYHEN from the coding sequence TTGTTTTTCCGAAAATCGTCTCCGTTTGCTGATAATGATCTGCTAAGCGTCATTCGGGCTTGTCGTGTCAATGACCCACGAGCCCAACGAACGCTGTTTAAGCAGTTTTTTGGCTATGCCAAAAGTATTTGTCTGCGCTATACGTCAAGTTCCGAAGAAGCCGAAGATGTTCTGAACGAAGGATTTCTTAAAGCATTTCAACATTTAGACAGCTATGACGAAACATTACCGTTCAAGGCCTGGCTACGGACTATCCTGGTCAATACAGCCATAAGCCATTATCGTAAGAATCATCGGTTCGAACAACATACATCGCTCGAAGCGGGTGAGCAGGTCACTTTCGACGAAAACATTGTCGATCAGATTGCAGCGGAGGAGATTCTGGCCCTTGTGCAGCAACTTACCCCAACCTACCGAACTGTATTTATGATGCACGTGGTGGATGGTTATACGCTCCACGAAATTGCCGGGATCTTGAGTCATAACGAGGCAACGGTGCGCTCGAATTATGCTCGTGCCCGGCAGAAATTACAGGTACTCATTAAACAAGCCTATCCTTTTTACGAAAATTCTAGCCCTGGGGCTACTATACCATATCATGAAAACTGA
- a CDS encoding glycoside hydrolase family 88 protein, whose protein sequence is MKRHIYLFLLLLGPIAFAQTPLKVDNEFAFAAKQYELMLKSHPDTTKFPQSTKPDGTPDDRKSDWWCSGFFGGSLWHIYERTKAPVWKEAANKWTMAVAKEQYNTGTHDLGFMLYCPFGNGYRLTKNPAYPPILLTGAKSLSTRFDPKVGVIKSWNKFQNYTYPVIIDNMMNLEFLFWAAKTSGNKEFYNLSVTHADNTMKNHYRPDYSSYHVVCYNPDGTVAAKKTAQGYADNSAWARGQAWGLYGFTVMYRETKDKKYLDFARHIADFYLNHPNLPADKIPYWDFNAPNIPNEERDASAGAITASALLELCTYGGPSAKTYYQSAVKMLQSLSSPAYKANLGENNNFILKHSVGHKPQKSEVDTPIIYADYYYLEALLRYDALRKKSAFRS, encoded by the coding sequence ATGAAACGACACATTTATCTTTTTCTACTATTACTTGGGCCAATTGCTTTTGCCCAAACGCCCTTAAAAGTCGATAACGAATTTGCGTTTGCCGCCAAGCAATACGAATTAATGCTGAAAAGCCACCCCGACACAACTAAATTCCCTCAGTCGACAAAACCCGACGGTACGCCTGACGACCGAAAATCAGACTGGTGGTGTAGTGGTTTCTTTGGTGGGTCGCTTTGGCACATCTATGAGCGCACCAAAGCTCCCGTCTGGAAAGAGGCTGCCAACAAATGGACGATGGCCGTAGCCAAAGAGCAGTACAATACCGGCACGCACGATCTGGGATTCATGCTCTACTGCCCCTTCGGCAATGGTTACCGACTCACCAAAAATCCAGCGTATCCGCCTATTTTACTCACTGGCGCAAAATCACTGTCTACCCGTTTCGATCCTAAGGTTGGGGTTATTAAATCGTGGAATAAATTCCAGAACTATACGTACCCGGTTATCATCGATAACATGATGAATCTGGAGTTCCTGTTCTGGGCGGCAAAAACATCGGGGAATAAGGAGTTCTATAACCTATCCGTTACGCACGCCGACAACACCATGAAAAACCACTATCGGCCTGATTACAGCAGCTACCATGTGGTTTGCTATAATCCAGATGGTACGGTGGCTGCCAAGAAAACGGCGCAGGGCTATGCCGATAATTCCGCCTGGGCACGGGGACAAGCGTGGGGTCTGTACGGATTCACGGTTATGTATCGCGAAACGAAAGACAAGAAATACCTGGATTTCGCCCGTCACATTGCTGATTTCTATTTGAATCACCCAAACCTGCCAGCCGATAAAATTCCATACTGGGATTTCAATGCGCCCAATATTCCAAACGAAGAGCGGGATGCTTCGGCAGGTGCCATTACAGCGTCGGCTTTACTCGAACTATGCACCTACGGCGGCCCGTCGGCAAAAACGTACTATCAGTCGGCCGTGAAAATGCTGCAGAGCCTGTCTAGCCCGGCTTACAAGGCTAATCTGGGGGAAAACAACAATTTTATTCTGAAGCATAGCGTAGGTCATAAACCTCAAAAAAGCGAAGTCGACACACCAATCATCTACGCGGATTACTACTATCTGGAAGCGTTACTGCGTTACGATGCGCTCCGGAAAAAGTCAGCTTTCCGTTCGTAA